A section of the Canis lupus baileyi chromosome 5, mCanLup2.hap1, whole genome shotgun sequence genome encodes:
- the C5H1orf167 gene encoding uncharacterized protein C1orf167 homolog isoform X11, translating into MDAGAGPEGQEHRPRSWDPSHQTGRTAGHVDHGRHGLGLALEPAELRRYGSRKDRVLLGPTTPPGWSEQRRWPKSLDAGPGRGPGRGAPTCGAQRFPSPSPGAVLRREPGRVQSNLAAPSLVLTDADRLMNSSLQQQSNLPPPARPQGRARDPAVQQSNLSARGAGLAGGRRCSPRPPPELQESVGPRGAAQGSPRPPGSLACPSSTLRSPRLLATDTPCPDVPPAAGSAPFNGCAQPDSGPWGGLRSGPSRLMGEPLTLEDLTVPVHGRAQAPSHTAVHQLLASVRHLERAVARLGCRPSQEAPGPAQRAPWSSSGQALAAPPQPGRPGLAPCGGRKEHPGRLGGSADCPETRGSQAGPAGSQASRRPASSLEATLGTLAGDCLAPKDSVPPATPQRQEESSPGPPRGSWQRGDPQLPPGAGSREARRCSWARSSAARGVPPGRGGGEVAPQEQSSREEERTASWPPDAAPAGSSLQEKARNIAGLESETAGRPWLSPCFRAWWRWVQRRRAAAALVARGRRQLLHRGLWALRGALRLREAQLEAAWGRHTWALLAQSFRKWRNRTLQQKQGQPPVRAGPGPPRPGPGGGQDPSGRGPEVDPARSSSPARGGIGFSPGNFPRGPGSQREEAAAWPGPDGGDGGAQMLQALGHLAVFLLWCHQKKWARKDRGAQRENPRVPPRTQGMGRPPEAWRSHAVDAPRAASPDTQPRRAWLGRCFGAWQRFTQRGAGFRERLAHRRAHTLRLCLQQWLRMRRLRASDGAKVTQLSLCRQKAGSATLCGAAPGVAPARGLGVVARVQAPAQEQGRGSLQEACRRLALQRALLLWRMRLSQRRRPETQLGLPCDLNDVLGSHVFRCLPFGELTSRRPVSPSLHPSRGRAPTWLPPESGVLGPGAQLHLPSGAWLRSASISDRALRQLQHILSGGHLTARGLSASAPELLGSLPGGEPWLGSRPLRSSPQQAFRAPAPLETLGLSFRWASGQRRKGRCLRLWQVRARQSRGAARWCLRALQRRVLLGWSRWASAQGAQRELAVGWARGRCGRAALRWWRRRLAQRLEVEQRVRARGRALARGALQRWRTCWQRQQFLHGKYQRWVQVHRQSLRRSVFQRWRRAAARRRRPGAPPEQLLHSHSPAWCAVMRDTGALPTTGAFRGGPGEARGAAWAVWQGARAAEAWARERRVARASVGRWRKRVQERWADRQLWRAQAQQAFAAWRTALGQRCRVRQLAEERATLCQAPHARESRLHRGSRAQAARKLSASSPRLGPEASCGPTGPCTWSRRQRPRRPLRGTQG; encoded by the exons GACCCATCCCATCAAACCGGCCGGACCGCGGGCCACGTGGACCACGGACGCCATGGCCTTGGCCTCGCCCTGGAGCCCGCGGAGCTGAGACGCTATGGCAGCCGCAAGGACCGTGTGCTGCTCGGTCCCACGACGCCCCCCGGGTGGTCAG AACAGCGGCGATGGCCGAAGAGCCTAGACGCCGGCCCGGGCAGGGGACCCGGCCGGGGGGCGCCCACGTGCGGGGCGCAGAGGTTCCCCTCGCCCTCCCCGGGGGCGGTGCTGCGCCGGGAGCCCGGCCGGGTGCAGAGCAACCTGGCTGCGCCCAGCCTCGTCCTGACAGACGCGGACCGGCTCATGAACTCGAGCCTGCAGCAGCAGAGCAACCTGCCGCCCCCCGCCAGGCCCCAGGGGAGAGCCCGAGACCCTGCCGTCCAGCAGAGCAACCTGAGCGCCAGGGGCGCCGGCCTGGCTGGGGGAAGGCgctgcagcccccgccccccgccagagCTTCAGGAGAGCGTCGGGCCCCGGGGGGCAGCTCAGGGGAGCCCTCGGCCTCCAGGCTCGCTGGCCTGCCCGTCCTCCACCCTGAGGTCACCCCGGCTGCTGGCCACGGACACCCCCTGCCCAGATGTCCCGCCTGCGGCAGGCTCGGCCCCTTTCAATGGGTGCGCACAGCCGGACTCCGGGCCCTGGGGTGGCCTGCGGAGTGGGCCCTCTCGGCTCATGGGGGAGCCGCTCACCCTGGAGGACCTGACCGTCCCTGTCCACGGCCGGGCTCAGGCCCCGTCCCACACCGCCGTGCACCAGCTGCTGGCCTCCGTGCGACACCTGGAGCGAGCGGTAGCTCGTCTCGGGTGCCGACCATCCCAGGAAGCCCCGGGCCCTGCTCAGCGGGCCCCCTGGAGCAGCTCGGGCCAGGCTCTCGCCGCCCCCCCACAGCCCGGCCGACCTGGTCTTGCTCCCTGCGGTGGGAGGAAGGAGCACCCGGGCCGCCTCGGGGGAAGCGCAGATTGCCCAGAGACTCGAGGGAGCCAGGCTGGCCCCGCAGGCTCTCAGGCAAGCAGGCGGCCTGCGTCGTCGCTGGAGGCCACGCTGGGGACCCTGGCTGGGGATTGCCTTGCCCCTAAGGACAGCGTCCCTCCGGCCACCCCCCAGAGGCAAGAAGAGAGCTCCCCGGGGCCTCCACGTGGCAGCTGGCAGAGGGGAGACCCCCAGCTCCCTCCAGGGGCGGGCAGCAGGGAGGCCAGACGCTGCTCGTGGGCCCGGTCCAGTGCTGCCCGGGGCGTCCCACctgggcggggaggcggggaggtgGCCCCTCAAGAgcagagcagcagggaggaggagaggacgGCTTCCTGGCCCCCAGATGCAGCCCCAGCAGGGAGCAGCCTACAG GAAAAAGCCCGAAACATCGCGGGCCTGGAGTCCGAGACAGCCGG CCGGCCGTGGCTGTCCCCATGTTTCAGAGCCTGGTGGCGCTGGGTGCAGAGGCGGCGGGCAGCGGCTGCCTTGGTGGCCAGGGGCCGGCGGCAGCTGTTGCACAGAGGCCTGTGGGCGCTTCGGGGGGCCCTGCGGCTCCGGGAAGCCCAGCTGGAGGCGGCGTGGGGGCGACACACTTGGGCCCTGCTGGCCCAGAGCTTCCGAAAG tGGAGAAACCGGACTCTGCAGCAGAAGCAGGGGCAGCCCCCAGTCCGGGCTGGGCCGGGACCCccacgccctgggccaggagGAGGCCAAGACCCCTCAGGAAGGGGGCCCGAGGTGGACCCCGCCAGGAGCAGCAG CCCGGCCCGCGGCGGCATCGGTTTCTCTCCGGGCAACTTCCCTCGCGGTCCAGGGAGTCAGAGGGAGGAGGCGGCAGCCTGGCCGGGACCAGATGGAGGCGATGGGGGAGCGCAGATGCTGCAGGCCTTAGGACACCTGGCCG TCTTCCTCTTGTGGTGCCACCAGAAGAAATGGGCCAGGAAGGACAGGGGGGCCCAGAGAGAGAACCCCCGGGTCCCACCGAGGACGCAGGGGATGGGGAGACCCCCCGAAGCCTGGCGCTCTCATGCTGTAGATGCACCCAGGGCGGCCTCGCCGGACACTCAGCCGCGGAGAGCCTGGCTCGGCAG GTGCTTTGGGGCCTGGCAGCGGTTCACGCAACGAGGGGCCGGGTTCCGGGAGCGGCTGGCCCACCGCCGGGCACACACCCTCAGGCTGTGTCTGCAGCAGTGGCTACGGATGAGGCGGCTCCGGGCCTCCGATGGAGCCAAGGTGACCCAGCTGTCCCTCTGCCGGCAGAAGGCAG GGAGCGCGACTCTCTGTGGTGCAGCCCCTGGGGTGGCCCCAGCCCGTGGCCTGGGAGTGGTGGCTCGGGTCCAGGCGCCGGCCCAGGAGCAGGGccggggctccctgcaggaagcctgccggAGACTGGCCCTCCAGCGGGCGCTGCTGCTCTGGAGGATGCGGCTGTCCCAGCGCCGGAGGCCTGA GACACAGCTGGGGCTGCCCTGCGACCTCAACGACGTACTTGGGTCCCACGTCTTCCGCTGTTTGCCGTTTGGGGAACTGACCTCCCGCAGGCCTGTTTCCCCATCTTTACACCCGAGCAGAGGCAGAGCACCGACGTGGCTTCCCCCTGAGTCTGGGGTCCTCGGGCCTGGGGCCCAGCTCCACCTCCCCTCGGGAGCCTGGCTCCGATCGGCCAG cATCTCCGACCGGGCCTTGCGGCAGCTTCAACACATCCTGAGCGGGGGGCACCTGACGGCGCGGGGTCTGAGCGCCTCGGCCCCGGAGCTCCTGGGCAGCCTCCCGGGAGGGGAGCCCTGGCTGGGCAGCCGCCCACTTCGAAGCTCGCCGCAGCAg GCCTTCAGGGCGCCCGCCCCCTTGGAGACGCTCGGGCTGAGCTTTCGGTGGGCATCTGGGCAGCGGCGGAAGGGGCGGTGCCTTCGGCTCTGGCAGGTGCGGGCCCGGCAGTCCCGGGGTGCGGCCAGGTGGTGCCTGCGCGCTCTCCAGAGGCG CGTCCTGCTCGGCTGGAGCCGCTGGGCCTCAGCCCAAGGGGCCCAGAGAGAGCTGGCCGTCGGCTGGGCCCGGGGCCGGTGCGGCCGGGCTGCGCTGCGCtggtggcggcggcggctggCGCAGCGGCTGGAGGTGGAGCAGCGGGTCCGGGCTCGGGGTCGCGCACTGGCTCGAGGCGCCCTGCAGCGCTGGCGCACCTGCTGGCAGA GGCAGCAGTTCCTGCATGGAAAGTACCAGAGGTGGGTGCAGGTCCACCGCCAGAGCTTGAGGAGGTCGGTGTTCCAGCGCTGGCGGCGGGCAGCAGCTCGTCGGAGACGCCCAGGGGCCCCGCCGGAGCAGCTTCTGCACAG CCACTCCCCGGCCTGGTGTgcagtcatgagagacacaggggcaCTCCCAACCACAGGAGCCTTTCGGGGTGGCCCGGGAGAGGCCCGCGGGGCGGCGTGGGCCGTGTGGCAGGGTGCCCGAGCAGCCGAAGCCTGGGCACGGGAGCGGCGTGTGGCCCGGGCCTCCGTGGGCCGCTGGAGGAAGCGCGTGCAGGAGCGCTGGGCAGACAGACAGCTCTGGAGGGCCCAGGCCCAGCAGGCCTTTGCGGCGTGGCGCACGGCTCTGGGCCAGCGCTGCAGGGTCCGCCAGCTGGCAGAAGAGAGAGccaccctgtgccaggcaccgcACGCACGGGAGTCCCGCCTGCACCGGGGCAGCCGAGCCCAGGCTGCCCGGAAGCTGAGCGCCAG TTCCCCCAGGCTGGGTCCAGAGGCCTCCTGTGGACCCACAGGGCCCTGCACTTGGAGCcgcaggcagagacccaggaggccCTTGCGGGGGACCCAGGGGTAG
- the C5H1orf167 gene encoding uncharacterized protein C1orf167 homolog isoform X12 yields the protein MDAGAGPEGQEHRPRSWDPSHQTGRTAGHVDHGRHGLGLALEPAELRRYGSRKDRVLLGPTTPPGWSEQRRWPKSLDAGPGRGPGRGAPTCGAQRFPSPSPGAVLRREPGRVQSNLAAPSLVLTDADRLMNSSLQQQSNLPPPARPQGRARDPAVQQSNLSARGAGLAGGRRCSPRPPPELQESVGPRGAAQGSPRPPGSLACPSSTLRSPRLLATDTPCPDVPPAAGSAPFNGCAQPDSGPWGGLRSGPSRLMGEPLTLEDLTVPVHGRAQAPSHTAVHQLLASVRHLERAVARLGCRPSQEAPGPAQRAPWSSSGQALAAPPQPGRPGLAPCGGRKEHPGRLGGSADCPETRGSQAGPAGSQASRRPASSLEATLGTLAGDCLAPKDSVPPATPQRQEESSPGPPRGSWQRGDPQLPPGAGSREARRCSWARSSAARGVPPGRGGGEVAPQEQSSREEERTASWPPDAAPAGSSLQEKARNIAGLESETAGRPWLSPCFRAWWRWVQRRRAAAALVARGRRQLLHRGLWALRGALRLREAQLEAAWGRHTWALLAQSFRKWRNRTLQQKQGQPPVRAGPGPPRPGPGGGQDPSGRGPEVDPARSSSPARGGIGFSPGNFPRGPGSQREEAAAWPGPDGGDGGAQMLQALGHLAVFLLWCHQKKWARKDRGAQRENPRVPPRTQGMGRPPEAWRSHAVDAPRAASPDTQPRRAWLGRCFGAWQRFTQRGAGFRERLAHRRAHTLRLCLQQWLRMRRLRASDGAKVTQLSLCRQKAGSATLCGAAPGVAPARGLGVVARVQAPAQEQGRGSLQEACRRLALQRALLLWRMRLSQRRRPETQLGLPCDLNDVLGSHVFRCLPFGELTSRRPVSPSLHPSRGRAPTWLPPESGVLGPGAQLHLPSGAWLRSASISDRALRQLQHILSGGHLTARGLSASAPELLGSLPGGEPWLGSRPLRSSPQQAFRAPAPLETLGLSFRWASGQRRKGRCLRLWQVRARQSRGAARWCLRALQRRVLLGWSRWASAQGAQRELAVGWARGRCGRAALRWWRRRLAQRLEVEQRVRARGRALARGALQRWRTCWQRQQFLHGKYQRWVQVHRQSLRRSVFQRWRRAAARRRRPGAPPEQLLHSHSPAWCAVMRDTGALPTTGAFRGGPGEARGAAWAVWQGARAAEAWARERRVARASVGRWRKRVQERWADRQLWRAQAQQAFAAWRTALGQRCRVRQLAEERATLCQAPHARESRLHRGSRAQAARKLSASSVTPL from the exons GACCCATCCCATCAAACCGGCCGGACCGCGGGCCACGTGGACCACGGACGCCATGGCCTTGGCCTCGCCCTGGAGCCCGCGGAGCTGAGACGCTATGGCAGCCGCAAGGACCGTGTGCTGCTCGGTCCCACGACGCCCCCCGGGTGGTCAG AACAGCGGCGATGGCCGAAGAGCCTAGACGCCGGCCCGGGCAGGGGACCCGGCCGGGGGGCGCCCACGTGCGGGGCGCAGAGGTTCCCCTCGCCCTCCCCGGGGGCGGTGCTGCGCCGGGAGCCCGGCCGGGTGCAGAGCAACCTGGCTGCGCCCAGCCTCGTCCTGACAGACGCGGACCGGCTCATGAACTCGAGCCTGCAGCAGCAGAGCAACCTGCCGCCCCCCGCCAGGCCCCAGGGGAGAGCCCGAGACCCTGCCGTCCAGCAGAGCAACCTGAGCGCCAGGGGCGCCGGCCTGGCTGGGGGAAGGCgctgcagcccccgccccccgccagagCTTCAGGAGAGCGTCGGGCCCCGGGGGGCAGCTCAGGGGAGCCCTCGGCCTCCAGGCTCGCTGGCCTGCCCGTCCTCCACCCTGAGGTCACCCCGGCTGCTGGCCACGGACACCCCCTGCCCAGATGTCCCGCCTGCGGCAGGCTCGGCCCCTTTCAATGGGTGCGCACAGCCGGACTCCGGGCCCTGGGGTGGCCTGCGGAGTGGGCCCTCTCGGCTCATGGGGGAGCCGCTCACCCTGGAGGACCTGACCGTCCCTGTCCACGGCCGGGCTCAGGCCCCGTCCCACACCGCCGTGCACCAGCTGCTGGCCTCCGTGCGACACCTGGAGCGAGCGGTAGCTCGTCTCGGGTGCCGACCATCCCAGGAAGCCCCGGGCCCTGCTCAGCGGGCCCCCTGGAGCAGCTCGGGCCAGGCTCTCGCCGCCCCCCCACAGCCCGGCCGACCTGGTCTTGCTCCCTGCGGTGGGAGGAAGGAGCACCCGGGCCGCCTCGGGGGAAGCGCAGATTGCCCAGAGACTCGAGGGAGCCAGGCTGGCCCCGCAGGCTCTCAGGCAAGCAGGCGGCCTGCGTCGTCGCTGGAGGCCACGCTGGGGACCCTGGCTGGGGATTGCCTTGCCCCTAAGGACAGCGTCCCTCCGGCCACCCCCCAGAGGCAAGAAGAGAGCTCCCCGGGGCCTCCACGTGGCAGCTGGCAGAGGGGAGACCCCCAGCTCCCTCCAGGGGCGGGCAGCAGGGAGGCCAGACGCTGCTCGTGGGCCCGGTCCAGTGCTGCCCGGGGCGTCCCACctgggcggggaggcggggaggtgGCCCCTCAAGAgcagagcagcagggaggaggagaggacgGCTTCCTGGCCCCCAGATGCAGCCCCAGCAGGGAGCAGCCTACAG GAAAAAGCCCGAAACATCGCGGGCCTGGAGTCCGAGACAGCCGG CCGGCCGTGGCTGTCCCCATGTTTCAGAGCCTGGTGGCGCTGGGTGCAGAGGCGGCGGGCAGCGGCTGCCTTGGTGGCCAGGGGCCGGCGGCAGCTGTTGCACAGAGGCCTGTGGGCGCTTCGGGGGGCCCTGCGGCTCCGGGAAGCCCAGCTGGAGGCGGCGTGGGGGCGACACACTTGGGCCCTGCTGGCCCAGAGCTTCCGAAAG tGGAGAAACCGGACTCTGCAGCAGAAGCAGGGGCAGCCCCCAGTCCGGGCTGGGCCGGGACCCccacgccctgggccaggagGAGGCCAAGACCCCTCAGGAAGGGGGCCCGAGGTGGACCCCGCCAGGAGCAGCAG CCCGGCCCGCGGCGGCATCGGTTTCTCTCCGGGCAACTTCCCTCGCGGTCCAGGGAGTCAGAGGGAGGAGGCGGCAGCCTGGCCGGGACCAGATGGAGGCGATGGGGGAGCGCAGATGCTGCAGGCCTTAGGACACCTGGCCG TCTTCCTCTTGTGGTGCCACCAGAAGAAATGGGCCAGGAAGGACAGGGGGGCCCAGAGAGAGAACCCCCGGGTCCCACCGAGGACGCAGGGGATGGGGAGACCCCCCGAAGCCTGGCGCTCTCATGCTGTAGATGCACCCAGGGCGGCCTCGCCGGACACTCAGCCGCGGAGAGCCTGGCTCGGCAG GTGCTTTGGGGCCTGGCAGCGGTTCACGCAACGAGGGGCCGGGTTCCGGGAGCGGCTGGCCCACCGCCGGGCACACACCCTCAGGCTGTGTCTGCAGCAGTGGCTACGGATGAGGCGGCTCCGGGCCTCCGATGGAGCCAAGGTGACCCAGCTGTCCCTCTGCCGGCAGAAGGCAG GGAGCGCGACTCTCTGTGGTGCAGCCCCTGGGGTGGCCCCAGCCCGTGGCCTGGGAGTGGTGGCTCGGGTCCAGGCGCCGGCCCAGGAGCAGGGccggggctccctgcaggaagcctgccggAGACTGGCCCTCCAGCGGGCGCTGCTGCTCTGGAGGATGCGGCTGTCCCAGCGCCGGAGGCCTGA GACACAGCTGGGGCTGCCCTGCGACCTCAACGACGTACTTGGGTCCCACGTCTTCCGCTGTTTGCCGTTTGGGGAACTGACCTCCCGCAGGCCTGTTTCCCCATCTTTACACCCGAGCAGAGGCAGAGCACCGACGTGGCTTCCCCCTGAGTCTGGGGTCCTCGGGCCTGGGGCCCAGCTCCACCTCCCCTCGGGAGCCTGGCTCCGATCGGCCAG cATCTCCGACCGGGCCTTGCGGCAGCTTCAACACATCCTGAGCGGGGGGCACCTGACGGCGCGGGGTCTGAGCGCCTCGGCCCCGGAGCTCCTGGGCAGCCTCCCGGGAGGGGAGCCCTGGCTGGGCAGCCGCCCACTTCGAAGCTCGCCGCAGCAg GCCTTCAGGGCGCCCGCCCCCTTGGAGACGCTCGGGCTGAGCTTTCGGTGGGCATCTGGGCAGCGGCGGAAGGGGCGGTGCCTTCGGCTCTGGCAGGTGCGGGCCCGGCAGTCCCGGGGTGCGGCCAGGTGGTGCCTGCGCGCTCTCCAGAGGCG CGTCCTGCTCGGCTGGAGCCGCTGGGCCTCAGCCCAAGGGGCCCAGAGAGAGCTGGCCGTCGGCTGGGCCCGGGGCCGGTGCGGCCGGGCTGCGCTGCGCtggtggcggcggcggctggCGCAGCGGCTGGAGGTGGAGCAGCGGGTCCGGGCTCGGGGTCGCGCACTGGCTCGAGGCGCCCTGCAGCGCTGGCGCACCTGCTGGCAGA GGCAGCAGTTCCTGCATGGAAAGTACCAGAGGTGGGTGCAGGTCCACCGCCAGAGCTTGAGGAGGTCGGTGTTCCAGCGCTGGCGGCGGGCAGCAGCTCGTCGGAGACGCCCAGGGGCCCCGCCGGAGCAGCTTCTGCACAG CCACTCCCCGGCCTGGTGTgcagtcatgagagacacaggggcaCTCCCAACCACAGGAGCCTTTCGGGGTGGCCCGGGAGAGGCCCGCGGGGCGGCGTGGGCCGTGTGGCAGGGTGCCCGAGCAGCCGAAGCCTGGGCACGGGAGCGGCGTGTGGCCCGGGCCTCCGTGGGCCGCTGGAGGAAGCGCGTGCAGGAGCGCTGGGCAGACAGACAGCTCTGGAGGGCCCAGGCCCAGCAGGCCTTTGCGGCGTGGCGCACGGCTCTGGGCCAGCGCTGCAGGGTCCGCCAGCTGGCAGAAGAGAGAGccaccctgtgccaggcaccgcACGCACGGGAGTCCCGCCTGCACCGGGGCAGCCGAGCCCAGGCTGCCCGGAAGCTGAGCGCCAG CAGTGTGACTCCTCTCTGA